In Danaus plexippus chromosome 28, MEX_DaPlex, whole genome shotgun sequence, a genomic segment contains:
- the LOC116776157 gene encoding uncharacterized protein LOC116776157, whose amino-acid sequence MVSCNNYKIVKIDITSRNGVIKYFSSNMNEDRKMQNRFMCSICLNRKVSQEEYIDVECCKRKSKSCPRCQKQDEDDELRNTNRKNREGNGKHIQTSQPDVTQGLTLLNEVLTVFQNKKQVEIKNKSKTVIFKDACVGTEDVQNKNYLSVSKILQYSIESRQANENVLYSVVCCHPETAKSQYPLDLTKRKSSSIPQMKLEELKQSMKEKTKSKDAIEEINRMFAVVRKNDDKSCDSNRPLIRNGPRVLPVVKTHHYQTDKPLAKCQCCQTNYQMSSGDNVKQHECCHNSGNNCAHLCCHCLKNEQSNTCIVCEQCGHKEYRIQHTAHE is encoded by the coding sequence ATGGTATcttgtaataattacaaaatcgtGAAAATAGATATAACTTCAAGGAACggtgtcataaaatatttttctagtaaTATGAATGAAGATAGAAAGATGCAAAATAGATTCATGTGTTCAATATGTCTGAACAGAAAGGTTTCCCAGGAGGAGTACATCGATGTCGAATGCTGCAAGAGAAAATCCAAATCTTGTCCACGATGTCAGAAACAAGACGAAGATGATGAATTGAGAAACACTAATAGGAAAAACAGGGAAGGCAATGGAAAACACATACAGACATCACAACCAGACGTTACCCAAGGATTGACACTGTTAAACGAGGTACTTACAGtgttccaaaataaaaaacaagtggaaatcaaaaataaatccaaAACTGTTATATTCAAAGACGCTTGCGTTGGTACGGAAGATGTccagaataaaaattacctgTCCGTTAGTAAGATATTGCAATACTCGATTGAAAGTCGCCAAGCAAATGAAAATGTACTTTATTCCGTGGTATGCTGTCACCCGGAAACAGCCAAATCACAATATCCGCTCGATTTGACCAAACGTAAGTCGTCTTCTATACCACAAATGAAATTGGAGGAACTGAAGCAAtctatgaaagaaaaaacGAAATCCAAAGACGCCATCGAGGAGATTAACAGAATGTTCGCGGTTGTGCGCAAAAACGATGACAAAAGTTGCGATTCAAACAGGCCGTTGATAAGAAACGGCCCTAGAGTTTTGCCGGTTGTAAAAACACACCATTATCAAACTGATAAACCACTGGCGAAATGTCAATGTTGCCAGACCAATTATCAAATGTCCAGCGGTGATAACGTAAAACAGCACGAGTGTTGCCATAACTCGGGCAACAATTGCGCCCATTTATGCTGTCACTGTCTTAAGAATGAGCAGTCCAACACATGCATAGTATGTGAGCAATGTGGCCACAAAGAATACAGAATACAGCATACGGCCCATGAATGA
- the LOC116776156 gene encoding uncharacterized protein LOC116776156 codes for MSYCCSQCSFTAQFESALIMHRQLHHDSSEDFIDKHKRITSEKSNTMPLPARLDRSFTNKEKGMKLSARNSATRLLGKLKDRICRSKMFVHQEEAAEARFTDLSGQSECTSKALKELGSSVSGVLESLRDNKETFACHLCSFDADRITVLDRHLLNDHKIGLDNLLKLVMAKTKDGLTEDNPAQMYGLRQAYYRPADEIIESDEFIIETVTPKIKILKHAVTNTDLKWTDIPDILDCKTSEENEKFVDDTADNELLEKMQTLNECMYKFVDSSNTLKKVLTKEFQPKSEKNESYYNLGVGDRESPRNWEKAHSEKLVRNQGKFPESRSEKVKYSSENFYF; via the exons atGTCTTATTG CTGTTCGCAGTGCAGCTTCACGGCACAGTTCGAGAGTGCCTTAATCATGCATCGTCAGTTGCACCACGACAGTTCTGAGGATTTTATTGACAAACACAAAAGAATCACCTCT GAGAAGTCAAACACTATGCCACTTCCCGCTCGCCTGGACAGATCGTTCACAAACAAAGAGAAGGGAATGAAGC TGTCGGCTCGCAACTCAGCCACGCGGTTGTTGGGAAAGTTGAAAGATCGTATATGCCGTTCGAAGATGTTTGTACATCAGGAAGAGGCCGCTGAAGCCAGGTTTACT GATTTGTCTGGACAAAGTGAATGTACTTCGAAGGCGTTAAAAGAGCTAGGGTCAAGCGTGAGCGGCGTTTTGGAATCATTACGTGATAATAAGGAAACGTTTGCGTGTCACCTGTGCTCGTTCGACGCTGATAG GATAACAGTTTTGGATCGCCATCTATTGAACGATCACAAGATCGGTCTAGATAATCTACTGAAACTTGTTATGGCAAAGACAAAAGACGGTCTGACAGAAGATAACCCAGCTCAAATGTATGGACTGAGACAAGCATATTACAGACCCGCGGACGAAATAATAGAGAGCGACGAATTCATAATAGAAACAGTGACGCCGAagattaagatattaaaacacGCGGTGACCAACACGGACCTGAAGTGGACGGACATACCGGATATATTGGATTGCAAGACATCGGAAGAAAACGAAAAGTTTGTAGACGATACGGCCGATAACGAATTGTTGGAGAAAATGCAAACCCTGAACGAGTGCATGTACAAATTCGTAGATTCATCCAACACGCTGAAGAAGGTCTTGACGAAGGAGTTCCAGCCGAAGTCCGAAAAGAACGAATCGTACTACAATCTAGGCGTGGGAGA CCGCGAGTCGCCGAGAAATTGGGAGAAGGCCCACAGTGAGAAATTGGTGAGAAATCAAGGGAAATTCCCCGAGAGCCG GAGTGAAAAAGTGAAATATTCCTCTgagaacttttatttttga